One genomic window of Angustibacter sp. Root456 includes the following:
- a CDS encoding FBP domain-containing protein, which yields MVEPLTPEELKASFVNTSRSQLKALPVPTDLATQPWDQLDYLGWRDPRADRRAFLVAPHRGDLVGLALRAPQDSGRRKGTSICAICWAVRTSSEIDLFVAPRAGAAGRGGNTVGTYVCADLACSANVRGLRKLELPQGESLPAPQRIERLQQRLEAFVDRAVAT from the coding sequence GTGGTGGAACCGCTAACGCCAGAAGAGCTCAAGGCCTCGTTCGTCAACACCTCCCGCAGCCAGCTGAAGGCGCTGCCGGTGCCGACCGACCTCGCGACGCAGCCGTGGGATCAGCTCGACTACCTGGGCTGGCGCGACCCGCGCGCCGACCGCCGCGCCTTCCTCGTGGCTCCTCACCGGGGTGATCTCGTTGGGCTGGCCTTGCGCGCCCCGCAGGACTCCGGACGACGCAAGGGGACGTCGATCTGCGCCATCTGCTGGGCGGTGCGGACGTCGTCCGAGATCGACCTCTTCGTGGCCCCTCGCGCCGGCGCTGCCGGTCGCGGAGGAAACACCGTGGGCACCTACGTGTGCGCCGACCTCGCCTGCTCGGCGAACGTCCGCGGGCTGCGCAAGCTCGAGCTGCCGCAGGGCGAGAGCCTGCCGGCGCCGCAGCGCATCGAGCGGTTGCAGCAGCGGCTCGAGGCGTTCGTCGACCGCGCCGTGGCCACCTGA
- a CDS encoding arsenate reductase ArsC — protein MTRPTVLFVCVHNAGRSQMAAGFLAHLSGGAVEVLSAGSMPAEHINPVAVQAMREVGIDITAAVPKVLTTEAVRASDVVVTMGCGDACPFFPGKRYEDWVLDDPAGQGIEAVRPIRDEIRRRVEGLLGELTAPQR, from the coding sequence ATGACCAGGCCGACCGTCCTGTTCGTCTGCGTCCACAACGCAGGGCGGTCGCAGATGGCCGCCGGCTTCCTCGCGCACCTGTCGGGTGGCGCCGTCGAGGTGCTGTCTGCGGGGTCGATGCCGGCCGAGCACATCAATCCCGTTGCGGTGCAAGCGATGCGCGAGGTCGGCATCGACATCACCGCGGCGGTGCCGAAGGTGCTCACCACCGAGGCGGTGCGGGCCAGCGACGTGGTCGTCACGATGGGCTGCGGCGACGCGTGCCCCTTCTTCCCCGGCAAGCGCTACGAGGACTGGGTGCTCGACGATCCGGCCGGTCAAGGGATCGAAGCGGTGCGGCCGATCCGCGACGAGATCCGGCGTCGCGTCGAGGGGCTGCTGGGCGAGCTGACGGCGCCGCAGCGATAG
- the arsB gene encoding ACR3 family arsenite efflux transporter: MSGLPTTSDGDAAVYAQLSRLDRGLPVWILAAMAAGLALGRLVPGLGEALGAVQLAGVSLPIALGLLVMMYPVLAKVRYDRLDTVTRDRRMLVTSLVLNWLVGPALMFSLAWLFLADLPAFRTGLIVVGLARCIAMVIIWNDLACGDREAAAVLVALNSVFQVVAFSLLGWFYLSVLPGWLGLDTTGLDVSAWSIARSVLIFLGIPLLAGFLSRRIGERTSGREAYEQRFLPKVAPWALYGLLFTIVILFALQGEAITSRPLDVARIALPLGVYFAVMWGGSMLLARLLGLPYPRAATLAFTAAGNNFELAIAVAIATFGATSGQALAGVVGPLIEVPVLVGLVYVSLWVRPRLFPEPLTPYPARGER; the protein is encoded by the coding sequence ATGAGTGGCCTGCCCACGACGTCCGACGGCGACGCGGCCGTCTACGCGCAGCTGTCGCGGCTCGACCGGGGCCTTCCGGTGTGGATCCTCGCCGCCATGGCTGCCGGGCTGGCTCTGGGGCGGTTGGTGCCGGGCCTCGGCGAGGCCCTCGGCGCCGTCCAGCTGGCGGGCGTCTCGCTGCCCATCGCGCTGGGACTGCTGGTGATGATGTACCCGGTGCTGGCCAAGGTGCGTTACGACCGGCTCGACACGGTGACTCGCGACCGCCGGATGCTCGTCACCTCGCTGGTGCTCAACTGGCTGGTGGGTCCGGCGCTCATGTTCTCGCTCGCCTGGTTGTTCCTCGCCGACCTGCCGGCGTTCCGCACCGGCCTCATCGTCGTCGGGCTCGCGCGCTGCATCGCCATGGTGATCATCTGGAACGACCTGGCCTGCGGTGACCGCGAGGCCGCAGCGGTGCTCGTGGCGCTGAACTCGGTGTTCCAGGTAGTCGCCTTCTCGCTGCTCGGCTGGTTCTACCTGTCGGTGCTGCCGGGCTGGCTCGGTCTCGACACCACGGGCCTCGACGTGTCGGCCTGGTCGATCGCGCGCAGCGTCCTGATCTTCCTCGGGATCCCCTTGCTCGCAGGCTTTCTCAGCCGCCGGATCGGCGAGCGGACGTCGGGCCGGGAGGCCTACGAGCAGCGCTTCCTGCCGAAGGTGGCGCCCTGGGCGCTCTACGGCCTGCTCTTCACCATCGTCATCCTGTTCGCCCTGCAGGGTGAGGCGATCACGAGCCGGCCGCTGGACGTCGCCCGCATCGCGCTGCCGCTCGGCGTGTACTTCGCGGTGATGTGGGGCGGCTCGATGCTGCTCGCGCGGCTGCTCGGGCTGCCCTACCCCCGCGCGGCCACCCTCGCGTTCACCGCCGCAGGCAACAACTTCGAGCTCGCGATCGCGGTGGCCATCGCGACGTTCGGTGCGACGTCCGGCCAGGCGCTGGCCGGTGTCGTCGGGCCGTTGATCGAGGTGCCGGTGCTCGTGGGACTGGTGTACGTCTCGCTGTGGGTCAGGCCGCGGCTCTTCCCCGAGCCCCTGACCCCCTACCCGGCTCGAGGTGAGCGATGA
- a CDS encoding metalloregulator ArsR/SmtB family transcription factor — MVGQRGAQACCAPLAAEPLGERDAETLALQFSALADPVRLRLVSLLATAEGGAVCACDLVDPVGRSQPTVSHHLKVLAQAGLVTSERRGRNVWYAVVPTALAALRTALDPR; from the coding sequence GTGGTGGGGCAGCGTGGCGCCCAGGCCTGTTGTGCGCCGCTGGCGGCCGAGCCACTGGGCGAACGCGACGCCGAGACCCTGGCCCTGCAGTTCTCCGCACTCGCCGACCCGGTGCGCCTGCGTCTGGTCTCGCTGCTGGCGACGGCCGAGGGTGGTGCCGTCTGCGCCTGCGACCTCGTGGACCCGGTGGGGCGCAGCCAGCCGACGGTGAGCCACCACCTCAAGGTGCTGGCCCAAGCCGGACTCGTCACGAGCGAGCGGCGTGGGCGCAACGTCTGGTACGCCGTCGTCCCCACAGCGCTGGCCGCCCTGCGCACGGCACTGGACCCGCGATGA
- a CDS encoding ArsI/CadI family heavy metal resistance metalloenzyme: MSRVQLALNVDDIEAATAFYRRLLGVEPAKTRPGYANFAVADPPLKLVLIENPGQGGTLNHLGVELADVDAVDGEQTRLAAAGLASVDERGTTCCYAKQDKFWVEGAPDGERWEVYTVLADSETFFAADDSSPACCGSAVPDAEPAGCC, encoded by the coding sequence GTGTCCCGAGTCCAGCTCGCCCTCAACGTCGACGACATCGAAGCGGCCACGGCGTTCTACCGCCGGCTGCTCGGCGTCGAGCCGGCCAAGACCCGCCCCGGCTACGCCAACTTCGCCGTCGCCGACCCGCCCCTGAAGCTCGTGCTGATCGAGAACCCCGGCCAGGGCGGCACCCTCAACCACCTCGGCGTCGAGCTGGCCGACGTCGACGCCGTCGACGGCGAGCAGACCCGCCTCGCTGCGGCCGGGCTCGCCTCGGTCGACGAGCGCGGCACCACCTGCTGCTACGCCAAGCAGGACAAGTTCTGGGTCGAGGGCGCACCGGACGGCGAGCGCTGGGAGGTCTACACCGTGCTGGCCGACAGCGAGACCTTCTTCGCCGCCGACGACAGCAGCCCGGCGTGCTGCGGCTCCGCCGTCCCGGACGCCGAACCGGCCGGCTGCTGCTGA
- a CDS encoding dihydrofolate reductase family protein, translating into MRKVVLYTLMTLDGAVDHPEQYFAPEPGEVPVFDAEMDEFERGLIATQDAVLLGRGMYDEWAQFWPTASHEPFASFINGVQKYVVTSSPLTAQWGPAEALIGPLETSVRELTSRPGGDIGVHGSIELARSLLRAGLVDELQLVVAPSTGFGGRRLFEPGDDRRQLQLTSSRSTPSGALLLSYRSR; encoded by the coding sequence ATGCGCAAGGTCGTGCTCTACACCCTGATGACGCTGGACGGCGCCGTCGACCACCCCGAGCAGTACTTCGCCCCCGAGCCGGGCGAGGTTCCGGTCTTCGACGCCGAGATGGACGAGTTCGAGCGCGGGCTGATCGCCACGCAGGACGCCGTGCTGCTCGGCCGGGGCATGTACGACGAGTGGGCGCAGTTCTGGCCGACGGCGTCCCACGAGCCGTTCGCGAGCTTCATCAACGGCGTGCAGAAGTACGTCGTCACCTCGAGCCCGCTGACGGCGCAGTGGGGCCCCGCCGAGGCGCTCATCGGCCCGCTCGAGACCTCCGTGCGCGAGCTGACGAGCCGGCCCGGCGGCGACATCGGCGTCCACGGCAGCATCGAGCTGGCCCGGTCACTGCTGCGCGCCGGGCTGGTCGACGAGCTGCAGCTCGTCGTCGCGCCGTCGACCGGCTTCGGTGGACGCCGCCTGTTCGAGCCCGGCGACGACCGCCGTCAGCTGCAGCTGACGAGCTCGCGCTCGACGCCGAGCGGGGCCCTGCTGCTCTCGTACCGCTCGCGGTAG